The nucleotide window TCGGGTGCCAGGCGGACTACTACCTCCATCCGGACGGGCACTCGGGCCGTTGGATCGGCAGCGGCGCCGCAGCGCTGGGGTTGAGGGGCGGTCTGGCCGCCGCGGGTGAGTGGGCGTTCCGGCTCCTGCTCGACGGCCGTGACCCTCACGGCGAGCGACTGGTCGAGCCGGTGCTCCGAGCCGATCCGCGGTCGCTGCTGCCAGCGACTCCGTTGGTGAAAGCCGTTCGCTCCGCGGCGGCCGCTCTCGGCGTGCCCGTGCCGTTCCTTCTCGATGACCGGCGGCTCGCGGACCGCTTCACGGCTCTCGCCAGGCACGTGGGCGGTCGACGGGGCGTCAGGGTTGACCTGGCGGGGCGCCTGGCCGAGCCCACGGGTCGGGACCTGCACAGCATCTACGCGCGACCGGGCAGCACCAGGTCGGGCCTCGTCGACCGGGCGCTCCGGCACCTGGGCAAGCGCGTCGACACCCGCCGCGCCGGGTATGACCTCACCTTCTCGGCGCCAAAGTCCGTGTCGCTCCTTGCCGCATTCGGCGGACGCACCGTCACAGGTGCGGTGGTCGCCGCCCACGCTGCTGCAGTCGAGGAGGCTGTGGGGTGGCTCGAGCGCACGACGGCCACAGCGGCCCGCGGCCACCACGGCGACGGCCGGCGCGCCGACAGGGTGGAGACGTCAGGATTCGTCGCTGCCGCGTTCGAGCACGGCACGAGCCGCGCCGGCGACCCACAGGTGCACACCCATGTAGTCGTCGTCAATGTCCTTCGCGGCGTGGACGGCCGCTGGTCCGCGGTCGACAGCCGTGCCCTGTTCCGTCACGGCAAGACCGCCGGCTACCTCTACCAGGCAACGCTGCGCGCCCAACTCACCGAGCGGCTCGGCGTCGAATGGGAGCCGGTCCGCCGGGGAGTCGCGGAGATCCTCGGGGTTCCGAGCGTCGTACGTCGCGCCTTCGCGAAGCGGTCCGAGCAGGTCCGCACCGCGCTCCGCGCGGCGGGGGCGACAGGCTCGAAGGCCGCTCAGGCGGCGTGCCTCGACACCCGTCCCGACAAGGAGCGAGTCCCGTCCGAGGAGCTCGAGCTCCGCTGGGCTGCCGAGCTCCGGGAACTGGGCTTCATGCCGCACGAGATGGTCGACGCGTGCGTCGGCCGCGCCGGGGAGCCGCCCGATTTCGACGACCTTGTCCCCCGGCTGGTGGGGGCCGACGGTCTGACGCGCCATGACACGTCCTTCGACCTCGACGACGTACTGCAGGCGATCTCGGCCGGGCTCCCGTCCGGCGCAGACATCGCGATGATCGAGCGCCTGGCCGCAGACGTGGTCTCCCACCCGGAAGTGGTGGCGCTCGAATCCCCCGTCGAGGCCTCGACCTGGTCTCCTCGATGGACCACGACCGACCTGCTGCTCACCGAGCAGCGAGCCGTGGCCACCGCCGACCTGTTGCGCAGCCGGATTGATCCCGCAGCGCCGCCGCAGGTCGTCGACGGCGCGGTCCTGGCCCACACCCTGGGACCGGACCAGTTCGAGATGGTCCGCAGATTGACGTCGGGCCACGGCCGCCTGCACGTGGTGGTCGGGCCAGCCGGCTCCGGGAAGACGGCAGCGCTGGCGGCGGCATACGAGGTCTGGTCGCGGGAAGGCCGCCAGGTGGTCGGGGCTGCCCTGTCAGCGATGGCCGCTCGCCAGCTCGGGCAGGGGTCAGGCATCCCCAGCGGCACGATCGCGCAGGCCCTCAACGGCATCGACCGCGCCTACACGGTGCCCCGCGACTTCCGGCTCTCTCGTGGGAGCGTGCTCGTGATCGACGAGGCGGGCATGGTCGGCACCCGGGACCTCGATCGGCTGCTCAGTCACGTCGCAGATGTGGGAGCGACCGTCGTGCTCGTGGGGGACCCCGCCCAGCTGCCGGAGATCGAGGCTGGCGGCCTGTTCGCCGAACTGGCTTCGCGCGGCGCAATCGAGCTGGGAACCAACCGTCGCCAGGAAGCAGCTTGGGAGCGAGAGGCGCTTGCCCAGCTGCGTGACGGCGATCCCGGGCGCGCGCTGGACGCGTACGTCGCCCACGGTCGCGTTCACATCGACGCCGACCGGGACTCCCTGCACGCACGGGTGGTCGCCGACTACCTCGAGGCACGACGCAGCGGCGCCGACGTCGCGATACTCGCCGCGACGAGGGCCCAGGTTCGGTCGCTGAACGATCAGGCGCGTCAGGAGTTGGCAGCCGTCGGAGAGCTGGCGGGCCCAGAGCTCGTCATCGCGGCCGAGTATGGCGACCTCTCCCTGCGCGCGGGCGACCGGGTGATCGTCACGGCCAACGACTACTCGCGCAGCCTGCTCAACGGCACCCAGGCGACGGTCACAGCCGTCGACCTTGAGCACGCCGCCGCAACGATCGTGACAGCCGACGGTGGCGTGCACTCGTTCGACCACGAGCAACTGCGCCAGGGCCGACTCGACCACGCCTACGCCCTCACCTGCCACAAGGCACAGGGGCAGACGCTCGATCGCACGCTCGTCCTCGGCTCGGCAGCGCTGGGGCGCGAGACGGCGTACGCCGCTCTCTCCCGGGGGCGCGAGGAGAACCACCTCTACCTCGCACCGCAATCGTCGGCCACCGACCCCGGACCTGAGTGGCTGCTCGACGCCGTCATGGCGACGACGGACAGGCAATTCCGCCGCTCCGCACGGCACCTGCTCGCCACGTGCCAGTCGCCCGAGCCGGCCAAACGGCATGACCGAACCCGGGCGAGGTCGCCCGAGCCTGACCACGGTCTCAGCCGCTGACTTCGGCGCGTCGTCCACAGGCCAAAGGGTGCGGCACTCGACGGGTGGGTGCCGGCGCCCGGAGGCTGATCCGTTCGATCAAGGAGGTAGGGATGGGCAAGCGAGGCCACGGTGAAGGCACCGTCTACCGGAACCGGGGCAAGTGGGCCGGCGCTCTTACGGTCGGCTTCAACGCGGCCGGCGAGCAGCAGCGTCGGTACGTCTCCGGTGCGACCCGCAGAGACGTGCTGGACAAGCTCGACGAGCTACGTCGCCAGCGCGACGCCGGTCACCTGATCACCAGCACCCGCGGCATGACGGTGGAGGAGTACTTCGCGGACTGGGCGGTCGGGACGATTGCGCACCAGGTGGCGATCGGCGACCTGCGCGAGTCGACGGCAGACAACTACCTCGACATCGCGGACCGGCTGATCGTGCCCTACCTCGGTCGGCACAGGCTCGAGGAGTTGAAGCCCGTGCACCTACGCGAGTGGCTCGCCACCCTGCGCGGCACCACGAACAGCCGAGGCAGGCCGTTCGCGTCGCGCACCGTGCAGCTCGCGCACGCCATTCTTCGGCGGGCGTTGAACGACGCGCTGCGCGACGAGCTCGTGACGCGGAACGTCGCCCTCCTGGTGAAGTCGGGCCGCGTCACCTCGCCCACGATCGCGCCGCTCCGCCCCGAGGAGCTCAAGGCACTGCTCGCCGAAGCGCCCAACGACCGACTGCACGCGCTGTGGCTGCTGCTCGTCTCGCTCGGCCTACGGCGCGGAGAAGCGCTGGGCCTGCATTGGGACGACATCGATTTCGAGGCACGGACCCTGTCGGTCCGTCGATCGCTCCAGCGTCGCCGCACCCAGGAGCGCACCCCGAGCGGACGCCGGCGGGGGCACCTGGTCGAGGTCGAGACCAAGACGGCTGCGAGCGTGCGCAAGGTCGCGCTTCCGGACGTCCTCGTCGAGGTGCTCCTTCGTCACCGGGAGCAGCAGTCGGTGGAACGCGCGTCGGCGGACGTCTGGGTCGAGCCGCAGCTGGTGTTCACCACGCACCTCGGCACGTGGCTCGACCCACAGAACGTGTACGGCTTCTGGCACGACCTTTGCGACCGCGCCGGCGTCCGCAGGTGTCGTCCCCACGACCTGCGCCACACCGCAGCATCCGTCCTCCTCATGCAGGGCGCGGACATGCGCACCGTCATGGAAGTGCTCGGCCATTCGCGAATGGCTACGACGTCCGACCTCTACACCCACGTCCTCGACGAAGTGAAGGTCGACGCGGCGCACCGGATGGACGCATTCATCCGCGGACTGGCTGGAGAGCGGCGAACGGATGGTGGAGGGAGCAGGCCAGCCGGCCAGCGCTGGAGCCTTTGACGCCGCGGTGCAAGGCAGGGGAAGGCTCTCGTCCGCTTAGGTAGAAGGCGACCCTGCCGCCGTCGAGTGTCCGGGCAGGGTGAGGCTAAAGCTGGCGCCGGCACCTGCCCCGTGTGATCGTGCGTCGAGCGTTCCGCCGTGCGCCTCCGCGAGGGCACGAGCGATCGTGAGTCCGAGGCCAGTGCCGCCGGTGCCCGTGGTGCGGGAGGCGTCCGCGCGGTAGAACCGGTCGAAGATGAGCGGCAGGTGCTCGGCGCCGATGCCGGCGCCGTTGTCGGTCACCTCGACGATGACGTCGGCGCTCGCGCGGCCGAAGGAGACCACCACCTCGCCGCCGGCGGGCGTGTGGTGCAGCGCGTTGTCGAGCAGGTTCCCCAGGATCTGGGAGAGCCGGACTGCGTCCGCGTCGATGACGATGGGCCCGGCCTCGGTGCGCGGGGTGAGCGTGACGCCGGCCGCCGCGTAGGCGGGGGCGAAGGCGAGGCAGGACTCTGCGACCACGTCGGCCACATCGACGGGCGTCCGGTGCAGGGTGAGCGCGTGCTCCTGGACGAGGGTCAGGTCACGGAGGTCCTCCGCGAGGCGCTGCAGCCGCCCGATCTGCGCCTGGATCGTCGCCACGCTCTCCTGCCGGGGGACGACGTCGTCGGCGAGGGCCTCGGTGTAGAGCTCCAGCGTCGCCAACGGGGTGCGCATCTCGTGGGCGAGGTCTGCCAGCAGCTGGCTGCGAGCTCGTTCGGTGTCCGCGAGCCGGTCGCCCATCCGCTGGAGGCTAGATCCCAGGCGCGCCACCTCGTCGCTGAACGGGTCGGTGCGGAGCCCGACGGCGTACCTGCCGGCGGTGATCGTGTCGGCCGCGGTCGCCAGCTCCTCGATCGGTCTGGCGAGGCGACGCCCCAGCGGGCGGGACAGGACTGCGGCCGCCAGCACGGCTACCGCGAGGGCTGCCACGAGCGCGAGCGCCCCCGCGGTGCGGAAGGCCTCTTCCGCGTGGCCTTGCACGACGGGGTCGGTCTCGCCGGTGGCGGCCAGATGGTCTGCGAACACGCGGGGTGCGACAAGCGCGACAGCCAGCACCAGGGTGACCACGCTGACGAGTGCGACCTGCATCTGGGCGGCCAGGACCCGGCGGCCGAGCCTGGGCAGGCGTCGCCGGCCTGTCATCCCGTGCCCCGTCGGTAGCCGACTCCCCGCACGGTGAGAATGAAACGACGCTGCCGAGGGGTGTCCCCCAGCTTGGCGCGCAGCCGGGCGACGTGGGCATCGACGACCTGTGCATCCCCGAACCACTCGCCGCCGCGGACGGCCTCGATGATCTCCTCGCGGGTCACGACCCCCCCGTCAGCACGCAGCAGCAGCTCGAGGATGCCGTACTCGGTGCGCGTCAGGTCGACGGCCTCGCCGCCGAGGCTGACGCTGCGGGCGTGGGTACTCATCACCAGGTCTCCGAGGGTGAGATCCTCGCGCTGGACGGCGGAGGCGGGGATGTGGATCCGTGGCCGGCGAAGCATGGCGTGGCAGCGGGCGACCAGCTCGGTGGAGGAGAACGGCTTGACGAGGTAGTCGTCCGCTCCGGCCGAGAGCGCGGCGACCTTGTCCTGATCGCCGTCTCTCGCAGTGAGCATCAGGATGTAGGCGTCAGTGAACGTGCGAAGCTCCTGGCAGACCGTGATGCCGTCCGCGCCCGGGAGCATGACGTCGAGCACGACGAGGATGGGCATGTCCTGGCGCGCTGTGGTGACAGCCGAGGGCCCGTCGTGGGCCACCGAGACGTCGAACCCCTCACGCTCCAGGTAGCTGCCCACGATGCGCGCCAGAGGACGTTCGTCGTCCACCACGAGCACTCGGCCCAGACCCACGCGGCCTCCTTCGGTCCGTCACAGCATCCCGCAGGCGGCCGCCGTCGGCACCGCCGGTCAGCCGATGGCGGTCGGGGACGCCGACGAGCGCGGCCGGGAGGGGTAGCCGGTGTCGAAGTGCATGTAGTCGGGCACCTTGATGTTCTGCCACACCCAGCCCCGGTCCTCGAACAGCTGGACCGGCAGGCTGCCCTTGCGGATGATCCCAGGCCCGGACGTCGCCTCCGCGTAGGTGGCGCGGGGCATCCAGCACTCGCACCGCGGGTCCTTCCACGGGTTCTGCACGGGGTTGATGTCGATGGCTCGGCCGCTGGCGTGCGGAGAGTCGGAGACCGGTGCGTTGATCTGGCCGGGCTTGCGGCAGTTGTAAGCCGACGTGTTGTTCGCCCGCAGGCTGCGCACGACATCGCCGCCGTACCGCTCGACCGGCTCCATGCGCTCGATCGGGAAGCGGGCGTCGAACAACGCTGTGAAGATCTCCGCGAGGTCCCCGATGCTGTCGCGGTGAGCGACCAGCGAGCCGCGGCGTTGTTCGCCGTCGAAGTCCACGTACCCGATCTGCAGGCGCCGCAGGTCAGCCCGGCCCACCGGGCAGCCAGGACGCCACGTTCCGGTCGAGACCATCCGACGCCACTGCTCGTCGGAGATCGGACTGACCACCGGGCGAGCGTCAGGTGCCGCCGGCTGGGTTGGGGTCGGGCTCGGAGTCGGAGGCAGGCTGGGTGTGGGGACCCCGGCAGTCGGCGCGGGCGAGGTGCCTGGCGCCGAGGCGCCGGGCAGCGGCTGGGTCGACTGCCCGGACGCCGGCTCGTACCACAACAGACCGGCCAGCACGCCGCCCACAGCCGCCACGATCAGTGCCAGCACGACCAGCGTCGTCCTGCCCCGCGAGCGCGTCACCTCGGACTTCCGCTGAGTTCGCGCTCCATCCGCACCAGGGGGCGCCCGTCCAAGGCCTTGCGGGACCCGTCGGTGGTGGACCAGCCTCGCCGGTCGTAGAAGCGACGCGCGGTGGCGTTGTCCTCCTCGGTGACCAGGTGCAGGCGCTGCGTGCCGCTACGGCGGGCCTCCCCTACGAAGGCGTCCAGCAGCGCCGCGCCCCCGCCGCGCTGGCGGTACCGGCTCTCCACGCAGATGTAGATGAGCTCGCCCTCACCGGACTCGCCGCCTGCCGCCCGCCTGGCCTTCAGTGAACGCAGCGCCCGACCGGCGTAGCTGCGTGCCCTGACTCGGACGAAGTCCCCCCAGAGCCGCGGCCGCGCCAGGAGGGCGGCAGCTCCCCGGCTGGCGAGGTCGGCGGACAGCACGAGCGGCCCCGTGCCGTAGACCGCGTCGTCCGTCGTCCCGAGCAGGTACCCGACGAGGCAGTCGTCAGCGTCGTGCGCGACCAGCGAGACCGACGCCGGACGCAGCATGTGCGCGCGCATCCAGCGTCGCATGAAGCCTTCACCCAGCCGCGCGTAGAAGCCCGCGGGGAACGCCTGCAGGTGCCAACCGACAACTGCCGGGACGTCGTCGACCGTCATCGCACGGATCCGATGCCCGACAGCGGGGACGGTCCCCTGCTTGGCATCGACAGGGCGCTGCTCGAGTGCGGTCACAGGCGGATCCGTGTGGTTGGACTGGTTACCTGCCCATCGTCACCTCGGCAAGGTCGGCCACCCGCTGCGCTGTATGACGATCACATGACGCCACGCGAGCAGCACCCGAGCCGTTGCGCCCTCTCGGCGACGAGATTGGGCCGGAGCGATTCGGATCGGTGTGCTGAGGCAGCACGCCGTCATCGGGGGCCGGACCGGCACGTTGAGCATCCGGCCAGGGTGGCGCGGGTCATGCTGGTCTCGTGGACGTGACGTTGCTGGTCATCGAGGGCTGCCCTCATGCGGACGCCGCGGCTGCGAACCTGACTGCGGCCCTCGCCCAGGCCGGGGTCGGCGAGGCTGTCGTGGCCCAGGTGGTGATCGCTTCTGCCCGCGATGCGTCGACGTGGGAGTTCCGCGGGTCGCCGACGGTGCTGCTCGACGGTCGTGATCCGTTCGCGGGTGATGCGCCCAGGTCCTTCGAGGTCAGCTGCCGGATGTACCTCACCCAGGAGGGCCTGGCCGGCGTTCCCAGCGTGCAGCAACTCGTCGAAGCCCTTCGGGGACACACCAGCTGAAAGGTCACCCCCAGGACCTTCATCGCTTCTTCACCATCCGAGGGCATACCCTAGGGGGGTATCATGGTTCAGTAGTCATGGAGCTGGACGAGGAGGCTGTCATGACCGGATCGGTGTCCGTGGTGCTGAACGTCGGTGGCCTGCACTGGGCCACGTCGCAGGACGTCGTAGAGCGCGCCCTCGCGCGCCGGCCCGGAGTCGTCGACGTTGCGGCGAATGCGGTGTCGCAGACGGCGCTGGTGACCTACGACCCGTCGGTGACGTCGATGACGCAACTGGTTGGCTGGGTGCGCGACTGCGGCTACCACTGCTCGGGCCGTTCGGTCCCCGACCACGTCTGCGACCCGATGGCCGAGCCCGCGCCGGCCGGCACGACCGCCGCCCACCTCGAGCACACCGGGCACGCGGTGCACGTCGCCGAGGCTGAGCACACCGGGCACGGCGCCCCCGAAGTGGCGCAGCACGCGGCTGCGACGGCGGACCACGTCGGGCACGCGGGCCATGACGCCGCGGCCGCGCCGACGTCGAGCCCGCACGACGCGATGGGTCACGGCGGGCACGCGGGCATGTCGATGGCAGACATGGTCGCGGACATGCGCCGCCGGTTCCTGTTGGCACTGGTGCTGTCGATCCCGATCCTGTTGTGGTCCCCGATCGGGCGGGACGTCCTCGGGTTCGACGTGCCGGCACCGTTCGGGCTGCGCGACGACGTGGTCAGCCTGCTGCTGAGCATCCCGGTCGTGTTCTGGGCCGGGTGGATCTTCTTCGACGGAGCGGTCCGTGCGCTGCGGCAACGGACGCTGGACATGATGGTGCTGGTCGCGGTCGCGATCGGCGCCGGCTGGCTATACAGCCTCGCGATCACCCTGACCGGCGGCGGCGAGGTGTTCTACGAGGCGGCCGCCGTCCTGACGACGTTCGTGCTCCTCGGTCACTGGTTCGAGATGCGGGCCCGCGGCGGCGCGAACGACGCAATCCGCACCCTGCTCGAGCTCGCACCGCCGAAGGCGCTCGTGCAGCGCGGCTACGACTGGGTCGAGGTCGACACAGCCGACGTCGTCGTCGGGGACCTGCTGCTGGTGCGCCCGGGTGCGAAGATCCCGGTCGACGGCGTCGTGCAGGACGGCGTCTCGGAGATCGACGAGTCGATGGTCACCGGCGAGTCCGTCCCCGTGGCCGTCACGGCCGGGTCGCCGGTGATCGGTGCGTCGGTGAACACCACCGGGTCGCTGCGCGTTCGGGCGACCAAGGTGGGCCGCGACACTGCCCTGGCCCAGATCGTCGCGATGGTCCAGGAGGCCCAGAACTCCAAGGCACCCGGCCAGCGCCTCGCCGACCGGGCCGCGTTCTGGCTCGTCCTGGTCGCCCTCGTTGGCGGGCTGGCAACGTTCCTGGCGTGGATGGCGCTGGGTCGCCCGGCGAGCGAGGCGCTGCTGTTCGCGATCACCGTCGTCGTCGTCACCTGCCCGGACGCCCTCGGCCTGGCGACCCCGACAGCCGTCATGGTCGGCACCGGCCTCGGCGCCGGACGCGGCGTCCTGTTCAAGACCGCCTGCGCGCTGGAGACGTCCGCCGCGATCGACACCGTCGTGATGGACAAGACCGGCACCCTGACCCGCGGCGAGCCGTCAGTCACCGACCTCGTCGTCGCCGACGGCAACGACCCCGCTCGCGTGTTGGCGCTCGCCGCCGCCGTCGAGCGGGAGTCCGAGCACCCGCTGGCCGCCGCGATCGCCCGCCACGCCCTTGAGCAGGGAGCGGCGTCGCTGACCGCTACAGGGTTCGCGAACGTGCCCGGCCGGGGCGCCCACGCGCAGGTCGAGGGCGCCACTGTCGCCGTCGGGTCGCCGGGGTTGCTGCGCGGGCTGGGCCTGGCCGTCCCCGACGAGCTGGTCGCGGACCGCGACCGGCTGGCCGCGCTGGGACGCACCGCCGTCTTGATCGGCGTAGGTGACACCGCTGTGGCCGTCGTCGCACTCGCGGACCGCCCGCGCGACACAGCAGCCGCCGCCGTCACCGCGCTGCACGAGCTGGGCGTCGAGGTCGTCATGCTCACCGGTGACAACGAGGCGACCGCCCGGGCGATTGCCGCCGAGCTCGGAATCGACGCGGTCATCGCCGGGGTCTTGCCCGACGGGAAGGCCGCCCGCATCCAGGCTCTGCAGCAGGCAGGCAAGCGCGTGGCGATGGTCGGCGACGGCGTCAACGACGCCCCCGCACTGGCCCTGGCCGATCTCGGCATCGCGATCGGTGCCGGCACCGATGTCGCCATCGAGACCGCCGACGTCGTCCTCATGCGCTCCGACCCGCTCGACGTCGCAGTCGCGCTGCGCGTCGGTCGGGGCACGGTGCGCAAGATGCGGCAGAACCTGGCCTGGGCGGTCGGCTACAACGCGATCGCGCTGCCGATCGCGGCTGGGGTGTTCGAGCCGGCGTTCGGGCTGATGCTGCGCCCCGAGATCGCCGCTCTCACCATGTCCGGGTCCTCGGCGATCGTCGCGATCAACGCGGTGATGCTCAAGCGGCTGCGGCTTCCTTCACCGAACCTTCGCCAGACCGCCACCGCCCCGCCGGTGGACCGCGTCGACGCTGACCATGCCGGGCACGGACCGTCCGCGACCGGCACGCAGGGGCGACCGTCATGACGCGCAACCACGCCCACCACCTCGCCCACGCGTCGAGGCTGGCCACGTTGTGGGTGCGACTGGCGCTCATCGGCGCGCTCGCACCTCAGGCGATCATGCTGCCGGTGCCGGTGCATGAGCCTCGTTCCCGGCGACCTCTCCCGGGTCGCGGTCTCGAAACGGTGGACATCGCCGTTTCTGTCAATGGCCGCCGATGCCGGTCAGGCGCGGGCTGAACGTCGAACCGCCGTCGGTCGACTCCACCACGGTCCCGCCGACCAGCACCGCGATCCGGTCGCCGTCGGCGGCTGCTGCAGCGGGCTGAGCGCCGGTGCTGCCGCGCTGGCTCCAGGTGGTCCCGCCGTCGGTCGAGACGTGCACGGTGCCGTCCGGTGCGATCCCGTACAACCCGTCCGGGGTCCAGGCGAGGAAGGCGAGCAGTGGTGCGCCTGCGACCGGCTGCCAGCTGGCACCGGTGTCGCGGGAGGCCATCGGGCCGGTCTGCGTGGTGGCCAGCGCCTGGGTCGGGTCGCCCGGGTCGAGGGCGACGTCGTAGACGCCGGGGTTGTCCAGGCGGGTGAAGGTCGCGCCGGCGTCGGTGGCTCGAAGCAGGGCGTTGTCGTGGGCGGAGACGCCCAGGATGGTGGAGCCTGTCGCGGTGAGCCGGTGGAAGTCGACCTCTCCGAGCAGGCTCAGAGTGGTCCACGTCGTGCCGTCGTCGGATGCTCTGAGGCCGAGGTCGCTGGGTAGGTCCTCCCCGGCACCGGGGTGCCCGGAGGCGAGCCAGCGGGTGCCGTCGTTGGTGAGGCCCATGACGTCGAACGGGGTCTCGCTGAGCAGCTGGGGTGGTTGCCCGGGTTCCTGCCGGTAGAGGCCTTCATGTGTGCCGAGCAGGAGAGCAGGTCCGTCGTAGGCGAGGTTGTGCACGTGCGACCAGGCGTCGCCGGCGACCTTGACCACAGATGCGACAGGTGACGGGGACCCCGGGCCCGTTGCCGACGACGATGTACTCGGCGCGGGCGAGGTGGGGGACGTAGCTCCCGTGGTGCTGCTGGCTGCGCAGCCGGTCAGGGCGAGGGCGGCGGCGACTCCGGCCGCCGTCAGGGCTGGCCGCCTCATCCGGTGAGCAAGGCCCGCATGGTGGTGATCTCGGCGGCCTGCCCGGCGACGACGGCTTCGGCGAGCGCCTTCACGTCGGCGTCGGCGGTCGTGGTCAGGACCTGGTTGGCCATGGCGAGGGCGCCCTGGTGGTGGGCGATCATCATGCCCAGCCACATCCGGTCGAAGTCCTCGCCAGTGGCGTCGGTCAGGTTCGCCATGTCCTGCTCGCTCATCATCCCGGCCATGCTCATCCCGCCCATGTCGGACGAGCCGTGGTCCATCGAGCCGTCCGAGGCCATGCCGGCCATCTGGGTCGGTGCTCCCCAGCGACCCAGCCAGTCGGTCATCTGCGCGATCTCGGGGTCCTGCGCGGTCTTGATCTGCTCGGCCAGGGCCCGGACCTCGTCGCCGGTGGGCTTGGCCAGGGCGATGTCGGCCATCTCCACGGCCTGCTCATGGTGGGGGATCATCAACTGGGCGAACGCTACGTCGGCGTCGCGACCGTCGAGGCTGGCGATCGCGGATACCGCGTTCGTCGGGGCGGTGCTGTGGTCGCCTGTGCCGCAGGCGGCGAGGGTCAGGGCAAGGGCCAGGCCGGTGGCGGCCAGGGCGAGGGGGCGTCGGGCGCTCATCGCGTTCGGTGTCTCCTTGCGGTGTCCGCCGGGGCCTGCTGCCCCGACGAGGGCGGGTGTTCGCCGGGCTGGCCGGCGGGTCGGGTGGGTCAGGTCGTGTACTCGAGGCGGGTCATCATCCCGGCCTCCATGTGGAACCCGTTGTGGCAGTGCAGCATCCAGCGGCCGGGGTTGTCGGCAAACACGCTCACCTCGACGGCCCCCATCGAGGGGACCAGGACGGTGTCCTTGCGCGCGCCGGTGCCGCCGGCGTCGCCGAGCTGGAACGTGTGCCCGTGCAGG belongs to Actinomycetota bacterium and includes:
- a CDS encoding DUF305 domain-containing protein; the protein is MSARRPLALAATGLALALTLAACGTGDHSTAPTNAVSAIASLDGRDADVAFAQLMIPHHEQAVEMADIALAKPTGDEVRALAEQIKTAQDPEIAQMTDWLGRWGAPTQMAGMASDGSMDHGSSDMGGMSMAGMMSEQDMANLTDATGEDFDRMWLGMMIAHHQGALAMANQVLTTTADADVKALAEAVVAGQAAEITTMRALLTG
- a CDS encoding exo-alpha-sialidase, coding for MVKVAGDAWSHVHNLAYDGPALLLGTHEGLYRQEPGQPPQLLSETPFDVMGLTNDGTRWLASGHPGAGEDLPSDLGLRASDDGTTWTTLSLLGEVDFHRLTATGSTILGVSAHDNALLRATDAGATFTRLDNPGVYDVALDPGDPTQALATTQTGPMASRDTGASWQPVAGAPLLAFLAWTPDGLYGIAPDGTVHVSTDGGTTWSQRGSTGAQPAAAAADGDRIAVLVGGTVVESTDGGSTFSPRLTGIGGH
- a CDS encoding heavy metal translocating P-type ATPase; its protein translation is MTGSVSVVLNVGGLHWATSQDVVERALARRPGVVDVAANAVSQTALVTYDPSVTSMTQLVGWVRDCGYHCSGRSVPDHVCDPMAEPAPAGTTAAHLEHTGHAVHVAEAEHTGHGAPEVAQHAAATADHVGHAGHDAAAAPTSSPHDAMGHGGHAGMSMADMVADMRRRFLLALVLSIPILLWSPIGRDVLGFDVPAPFGLRDDVVSLLLSIPVVFWAGWIFFDGAVRALRQRTLDMMVLVAVAIGAGWLYSLAITLTGGGEVFYEAAAVLTTFVLLGHWFEMRARGGANDAIRTLLELAPPKALVQRGYDWVEVDTADVVVGDLLLVRPGAKIPVDGVVQDGVSEIDESMVTGESVPVAVTAGSPVIGASVNTTGSLRVRATKVGRDTALAQIVAMVQEAQNSKAPGQRLADRAAFWLVLVALVGGLATFLAWMALGRPASEALLFAITVVVVTCPDALGLATPTAVMVGTGLGAGRGVLFKTACALETSAAIDTVVMDKTGTLTRGEPSVTDLVVADGNDPARVLALAAAVERESEHPLAAAIARHALEQGAASLTATGFANVPGRGAHAQVEGATVAVGSPGLLRGLGLAVPDELVADRDRLAALGRTAVLIGVGDTAVAVVALADRPRDTAAAAVTALHELGVEVVMLTGDNEATARAIAAELGIDAVIAGVLPDGKAARIQALQQAGKRVAMVGDGVNDAPALALADLGIAIGAGTDVAIETADVVLMRSDPLDVAVALRVGRGTVRKMRQNLAWAVGYNAIALPIAAGVFEPAFGLMLRPEIAALTMSGSSAIVAINAVMLKRLRLPSPNLRQTATAPPVDRVDADHAGHGPSATGTQGRPS